A genomic stretch from Enterobacter oligotrophicus includes:
- a CDS encoding nitrous oxide-stimulated promoter family protein, whose protein sequence is MPGKRIAREKETIARMIALYEKQCPQASTEEGHYQALNAYADKRLDKCVFGEDKPACKQCPVHCYQPAKREEMKQVMRWAGPRMLWHHPILTIRHLIDDRRPVPELPEKYRPKK, encoded by the coding sequence ATGCCCGGTAAACGCATCGCACGAGAAAAAGAGACGATCGCCAGAATGATCGCGCTGTATGAAAAGCAGTGCCCGCAGGCCTCTACAGAAGAAGGACATTACCAGGCGCTTAACGCCTATGCGGATAAACGCCTGGATAAATGTGTCTTTGGTGAGGATAAGCCAGCCTGTAAACAGTGTCCCGTTCACTGCTATCAGCCGGCTAAGCGTGAAGAGATGAAACAGGTTATGCGCTGGGCTGGGCCGCGTATGTTATGGCATCATCCGATTTTGACCATCCGCCACCTGATTGACGATCGTCGCCCGGTGCCGGAGCTGCCGGAAAAATATCGCCCGAAAAAATAA
- a CDS encoding SymE family type I addiction module toxin, translated as MQEIAITKPYRHLKVGYFRKRHEDRKTKIPKRYSVHAALSLKGDWLEKAGFTTNSQVRVGVEHGKIVIELMQEGTS; from the coding sequence ATGCAAGAGATCGCTATCACTAAACCTTATCGTCATTTGAAAGTTGGCTACTTCAGAAAGCGCCATGAGGATCGTAAAACCAAAATCCCAAAACGCTACAGCGTCCATGCTGCTCTTAGCCTGAAAGGTGACTGGCTTGAAAAAGCCGGATTTACCACAAATTCGCAGGTACGGGTCGGTGTTGAGCATGGGAAAATCGTCATTGAATTAATGCAGGAAGGCACCTCGTAA
- the surE gene encoding 5'/3'-nucleotidase SurE — protein MRILLSNDDGVHAPGIQTLAKHLREFADVQVVAPDRNRSGASNSLTLESSLRTFTFENGDIAVQMGTPTDCVFLGVNTLMRPRPDIVVSGINAGPNLGDDVIYSGTVAAAMEGRHLGFPALAVSLNGHTHYDTAAAVTCSILRALSREPLRTGRILNINVPDLPLDEIKGIRVTRCGSRHPADQVIPQQDPRGNTLYWIGPPGEKCDAGPDTDFAAVDEGYVSVTPLHVDLTAYSAHDVVSGWLDRVGVSTQW, from the coding sequence ATGCGAATATTGCTGAGTAACGATGACGGGGTCCATGCGCCTGGTATTCAGACGCTGGCTAAACACCTTCGCGAATTTGCGGACGTGCAGGTCGTGGCTCCCGATCGTAACCGCAGTGGGGCGTCTAACTCGCTGACGCTGGAGTCGTCGCTTCGCACTTTTACCTTTGAGAATGGCGATATTGCCGTGCAGATGGGAACGCCTACCGATTGCGTGTTCCTGGGCGTGAATACGCTGATGCGCCCGCGTCCGGATATTGTGGTATCGGGTATCAATGCCGGGCCGAACCTCGGCGATGATGTAATCTACTCCGGCACCGTTGCGGCAGCGATGGAAGGGCGTCATCTCGGTTTTCCGGCGCTGGCGGTGTCGTTAAACGGCCATACGCATTACGACACGGCGGCGGCGGTGACGTGCTCAATCCTTCGCGCGCTCAGCCGCGAACCGCTGCGCACGGGGCGTATCCTTAACATCAATGTGCCCGATTTGCCTCTCGACGAGATCAAAGGCATTCGCGTTACCCGCTGCGGCAGCCGTCATCCGGCCGATCAGGTGATCCCACAGCAGGACCCGCGCGGAAATACGCTCTACTGGATTGGACCGCCTGGTGAAAAATGTGATGCCGGACCGGATACTGACTTCGCCGCTGTGGACGAAGGGTACGTTTCCGTTACGCCGTTGCACGTAGATTTAACCGCGTATAGCGCGCATGATGTGGTATCGGGCTGGCTGGATCGTGTCGGAGTGAGCACGCAATGGTAA
- a CDS encoding protein-L-isoaspartate(D-aspartate) O-methyltransferase, translating into MVSKRVQTLLEQLRAQGITDEHVLDALAQVPREKFVDEAFEHKAWENVALPIGQGQTISQPYMVARMTELLELTPGSRVLEIGTGSGYQTAILAHLVHHVCSVERIKGLQWQARRRLKQLDLHNVSTRHGDGWQGWQARAPFDAIIVTAAPPEIPAALLSQLDEGGILVLPVGDEQQLLKRVRRRGGEFIIDTVEAVRFVPLVKGELA; encoded by the coding sequence ATGGTAAGCAAACGTGTACAAACTCTTCTGGAACAACTACGCGCTCAGGGGATTACTGACGAGCATGTGCTGGATGCACTGGCTCAGGTTCCCCGTGAGAAGTTTGTAGACGAGGCGTTTGAACACAAAGCGTGGGAAAACGTGGCGCTGCCTATAGGGCAAGGCCAGACGATTTCGCAGCCCTACATGGTGGCGCGTATGACGGAGCTCCTGGAGCTAACGCCGGGCTCCCGTGTGCTGGAGATTGGCACCGGGTCGGGCTACCAGACCGCGATCCTGGCGCATCTGGTGCACCATGTTTGCTCCGTCGAGCGTATTAAAGGTTTGCAGTGGCAGGCGCGTCGTCGCCTGAAACAACTTGATTTACACAATGTTTCGACACGCCACGGTGATGGATGGCAGGGTTGGCAGGCTCGCGCCCCGTTTGATGCCATCATCGTAACGGCAGCACCCCCTGAAATTCCTGCTGCACTTTTGTCGCAGCTGGATGAAGGGGGCATTCTTGTTTTGCCTGTGGGTGATGAACAGCAGCTTTTGAAGCGCGTTCGTCGACGCGGCGGCGAGTTTATTATCGATACTGTGGAAGCCGTGCGCTTTGTGCCCCTGGTTAAGGGCGAGCTGGCCTGA
- the nlpD gene encoding murein hydrolase activator NlpD: MSAGSPKFTISRVAALSLVSLWLAGCTSSNNAPAPVSSVGENSSSGNTSSGMLITPPPKMGTSAAQQTPQIQPVQRPVTQPTQIQPVEQPVQTENGRIVYNRKYGNIPKGSYTGGSTYTVKRGDTLFYIAWITGNDFRDLAQRNNVQAPYGLEVGQTLQVGNATGKPLTPGNTVSAADVTAQNNSVTPAQKTATVVASQPVITYSEDSGDQSANKMLPNNKGTATVVTAPATAPVVSSTEPTASSVTSSSPISTWRWPTDGKIIENFATSEGGNKGIDIAGSKGQAIIATADGRVVYAGNALRGYGNLIIIKHNDDYLSAYAHNDTMLVREQQEVKAGQKIATMGSTGTSSTRLHFEIRYKGKSVNPLQYLPQR; encoded by the coding sequence ATGAGCGCGGGAAGCCCAAAATTCACCATCAGCCGTGTTGCGGCATTATCACTGGTTTCGCTCTGGCTGGCAGGTTGTACAAGTTCTAATAACGCGCCTGCGCCTGTAAGTTCCGTCGGTGAGAACAGCAGTTCGGGTAACACGTCCAGCGGAATGTTAATTACTCCGCCACCGAAAATGGGCACCTCTGCGGCGCAGCAAACTCCGCAAATTCAGCCGGTACAGCGCCCGGTTACCCAGCCTACGCAGATCCAGCCAGTGGAACAGCCTGTTCAGACCGAGAATGGCCGTATAGTCTACAACCGCAAGTATGGGAACATTCCGAAAGGCAGCTATACCGGCGGCAGCACCTACACCGTGAAGCGCGGTGACACGCTGTTCTATATCGCCTGGATCACCGGGAACGATTTCCGCGATCTGGCCCAGCGAAATAACGTCCAGGCCCCGTATGGACTGGAAGTTGGTCAGACGCTCCAGGTCGGCAATGCGACAGGTAAACCACTTACCCCTGGTAACACCGTTTCAGCGGCAGATGTGACCGCGCAAAATAACAGCGTCACGCCTGCACAAAAAACCGCCACGGTGGTTGCTTCACAACCTGTAATTACGTATTCTGAGGATTCAGGTGATCAGAGTGCTAACAAAATGTTGCCGAATAATAAAGGGACTGCGACTGTTGTCACAGCACCCGCTACGGCACCTGTGGTTAGCTCTACCGAACCGACTGCCAGCAGCGTGACCTCCAGTTCGCCTATCTCTACCTGGCGCTGGCCGACTGACGGCAAGATTATCGAGAACTTCGCCACCTCCGAAGGAGGGAACAAAGGGATCGATATCGCAGGAAGTAAGGGACAGGCTATCATCGCGACCGCAGACGGACGCGTTGTGTATGCCGGTAACGCGCTGCGCGGTTACGGTAATCTTATTATCATCAAACATAATGATGATTACCTGAGTGCCTACGCCCATAACGACACAATGCTGGTCCGGGAACAACAAGAAGTTAAGGCGGGGCAAAAAATCGCTACCATGGGTAGCACCGGAACCAGTTCTACACGCTTGCATTTTGAAATTCGTTACAAGGGGAAATCCGTAAACCCGCTGCAGTATCTGCCGCAGCGATAA
- the mutS gene encoding DNA mismatch repair protein MutS, translating into MTTIDNFDAHTPMMQQYLKLKAQHPEILLFYRMGDFYELFYDDAKRASQLLDISLTKRGASAGEPIPMAGIPHHAVENYLAKLVNQGESVAICEQIGDPATSKGPVERKVVRIVTPGTISDEALLQERQDNLLAALWQDGKGFGYATLDISSGRFRLSEPADRETMAAELQRTNPAELLYAEDFAEMALIEGRRGLRRRPLWEFEIDTARQQLNLQFGTRDLIGFGVENAPRGLCAAGCLLQYVKDTQRTALPHIRSITMERQQDSIIMDAATRRNLEITQNLAGGVENTLASVLDSTVTPMGSRMLKRWLHMPIRDTDTLTCRQQTIAALQDRYSELQPVLRQVGDLERILARLALRTARPRDLARMRHAFQQLPELRAQLGDVDSAPVQKLRETMGEFTELRELLERAIIDAPPVLVRDGGVIAPGYNEELDEWRALADGATDYLDKLEIRERERLGLDTLKVGYNAVHGYYIQISRGQSHLAPIHYVRRQTLKNAERYIIPELKEYEDKVLTSKGKALALEKQLYDELFDMLMPHLADLQLSAAALAELDVLVNLAERAETLNYTCPTFTDKPGIRITEGRHPVVEQVLNEPFIANPLSLSPQRRMLIITGPNMGGKSTYMRQTALIALLAYIGSYVPAQKVEIGPIDRIFTRVGAADDLASGRSTFMVEMTETANILHNATEHSLVLMDEVGRGTSTYDGLSLAWACAESLANKIKAMTLFATHYFELTQLPEKMEGVANVHLDALEHGDTIAFMHTVQDGAASKSYGLAVAALAGVPKEVIKRARQKLRELESLSPNAAATQIDGTQMSLLAPAEETSPAVEALENLDPDSLTPRQALEWIYRLKSLV; encoded by the coding sequence ATGACCACAATCGACAATTTTGACGCACATACCCCCATGATGCAGCAGTACCTGAAGCTGAAAGCGCAGCATCCGGAAATACTGCTGTTTTACCGTATGGGTGACTTCTACGAGCTCTTTTATGACGACGCGAAACGTGCGTCGCAGCTGCTTGACATCTCCCTGACGAAACGCGGCGCATCGGCTGGCGAACCTATTCCGATGGCTGGCATCCCGCATCACGCGGTAGAAAACTACCTTGCGAAGCTGGTCAATCAGGGAGAATCTGTCGCAATCTGCGAGCAGATTGGCGATCCGGCTACCTCGAAAGGTCCGGTCGAACGTAAAGTCGTGCGCATTGTGACGCCGGGGACCATCAGCGACGAAGCTCTGTTGCAGGAGCGCCAGGATAACCTGCTGGCCGCGCTGTGGCAGGACGGCAAAGGCTTTGGCTACGCAACGCTGGATATCAGCTCCGGGCGTTTTCGTCTGAGTGAACCGGCTGACCGTGAAACCATGGCGGCTGAATTACAGCGTACTAACCCAGCAGAGCTGCTTTACGCGGAAGATTTCGCAGAAATGGCCCTCATTGAAGGACGCCGCGGCCTGCGCCGCCGCCCTCTCTGGGAGTTCGAAATTGATACCGCGCGCCAGCAGTTGAATCTGCAGTTTGGCACGCGCGATCTGATTGGCTTTGGCGTGGAAAATGCCCCGCGCGGGTTGTGTGCAGCAGGCTGCCTGCTGCAGTATGTGAAAGACACACAGCGTACCGCCCTGCCGCACATCCGCTCTATCACGATGGAGCGCCAGCAGGACAGTATCATCATGGATGCTGCCACCCGCCGTAACCTGGAGATCACCCAGAACCTGGCGGGCGGCGTGGAAAATACACTCGCTTCTGTGCTCGACAGCACGGTCACGCCGATGGGCAGCCGCATGCTAAAACGCTGGTTGCACATGCCAATTCGCGATACCGATACGCTTACCTGCCGCCAGCAAACCATCGCCGCCTTACAGGATCGCTATAGCGAGTTACAGCCCGTGCTGCGCCAGGTGGGCGATCTCGAGCGAATCCTTGCACGTCTGGCACTGCGCACCGCGCGCCCACGCGATTTAGCGCGTATGCGTCATGCTTTTCAGCAGTTGCCGGAACTGCGTGCCCAGCTTGGTGATGTCGACAGCGCACCGGTGCAAAAACTGCGCGAAACGATGGGTGAGTTTACCGAACTGCGCGAGCTGCTGGAGCGCGCCATTATTGATGCCCCACCGGTCTTAGTACGCGATGGCGGCGTCATTGCTCCGGGCTATAACGAAGAGCTGGATGAATGGCGCGCGCTGGCAGACGGCGCAACGGACTACCTCGATAAGCTGGAGATCCGCGAGCGCGAGCGTCTGGGGCTGGATACCCTCAAGGTCGGCTATAACGCGGTACACGGTTACTACATTCAGATCAGCCGGGGGCAGAGCCATCTTGCCCCTATCCACTACGTTCGCCGCCAGACGCTGAAAAATGCCGAGCGCTATATTATTCCTGAACTGAAAGAGTACGAGGACAAGGTTCTCACCTCGAAAGGTAAAGCGCTGGCGCTGGAAAAACAGCTGTACGACGAACTGTTCGACATGCTCATGCCTCACCTCGCCGATCTGCAGCTCAGCGCCGCTGCACTGGCTGAACTGGACGTACTGGTGAACCTGGCTGAACGTGCAGAGACACTCAACTATACCTGCCCGACCTTTACTGACAAACCCGGCATTCGCATTACCGAAGGCCGTCACCCGGTAGTAGAGCAGGTACTGAACGAGCCGTTCATCGCCAACCCACTGAGCCTCTCGCCACAGAGACGAATGCTGATCATTACCGGCCCGAACATGGGCGGTAAAAGTACCTATATGCGCCAGACTGCCCTCATCGCGCTTCTTGCGTATATCGGCAGCTACGTTCCGGCACAAAAAGTTGAGATCGGCCCAATTGACCGTATCTTTACCCGCGTGGGCGCGGCGGACGATCTGGCCAGCGGACGTTCGACCTTTATGGTGGAGATGACCGAAACCGCTAACATCCTGCACAACGCGACAGAGCACAGCCTGGTACTGATGGATGAAGTGGGACGTGGCACCTCGACCTACGATGGCCTGTCGCTGGCATGGGCTTGCGCCGAAAGCCTGGCAAACAAAATTAAGGCCATGACGCTGTTCGCCACTCACTACTTCGAGCTGACGCAATTGCCGGAGAAAATGGAAGGTGTGGCAAACGTCCACCTTGATGCGCTGGAGCATGGGGATACCATTGCCTTTATGCACACAGTGCAGGACGGCGCGGCGAGCAAGAGCTATGGCCTGGCCGTTGCGGCACTGGCGGGCGTACCGAAAGAGGTGATCAAGCGTGCGCGTCAGAAGCTGCGCGAGCTGGAGAGTCTTTCTCCAAACGCTGCAGCCACGCAGATTGATGGCACGCAGATGTCATTGCTGGCCCCCGCGGAAGAGACCTCACCTGCAGTGGAAGCGCTGGAAAATCTTGACCCGGATTCTCTGACACCGCGTCAGGCACTGGAGTGGATTTATCGGCTGAAGAGCCTGGTTTAA
- the rpoS gene encoding RNA polymerase sigma factor RpoS has protein sequence MSQNTLKVHDLNEDAEFDENGAEAFDEKALVEEEPSDNDLAEEELLSQGATQRVLDATQLYLGEIGYSPLLTAEEEVYFARRALRGDVASRRRMIESNLRLVVKIARRYGNRGLALLDLIEEGNLGLIRAVEKFDPERGFRFSTYATWWIRQTIERAIMNQTRTIRLPIHIVKELNVYLRTARELSHKLDHEPSAEEIAEQLDKPVDDVSRMLRLNERITSVDTPLGGDSEKALLDILADEKDNGPEDTTQDDDMKQSIVKWLFELNAKQREVLARRFGLLGYEAATLEDVGREIGLTRERVRQIQVEGLRRLREILQGQGLNIEALFRE, from the coding sequence ATGAGTCAGAATACGCTGAAAGTTCATGATTTAAATGAAGATGCGGAATTTGATGAGAACGGAGCAGAGGCTTTTGACGAAAAAGCCTTAGTAGAAGAGGAACCCAGTGATAACGATTTGGCTGAAGAAGAGCTGTTATCGCAGGGTGCCACACAGCGTGTGCTGGACGCGACTCAGCTTTACCTTGGGGAGATTGGTTACTCCCCACTGTTAACGGCCGAAGAAGAAGTCTATTTCGCACGTCGTGCTTTGCGTGGTGATGTTGCCTCGCGCCGTCGCATGATTGAAAGTAACCTGCGTCTGGTCGTGAAAATTGCCCGTCGTTACGGTAATCGTGGTCTGGCCCTGCTGGATCTGATTGAAGAGGGTAACTTAGGTCTCATCCGCGCAGTAGAGAAATTTGACCCGGAACGCGGGTTCCGCTTCTCTACCTACGCGACCTGGTGGATTCGTCAGACCATCGAACGGGCAATTATGAACCAAACCCGTACGATCCGACTGCCGATCCATATCGTCAAAGAGTTGAACGTCTATCTGCGTACTGCGCGCGAGTTGTCCCATAAGCTGGACCACGAGCCAAGTGCAGAAGAGATTGCCGAACAACTTGATAAACCGGTTGATGACGTAAGCCGTATGCTGCGTCTCAACGAGCGCATTACCTCGGTTGACACCCCACTGGGTGGCGACTCCGAAAAAGCGCTGCTGGACATCCTGGCCGATGAAAAAGACAACGGCCCGGAAGACACCACGCAGGACGATGACATGAAACAGAGCATCGTCAAATGGCTGTTCGAACTGAACGCCAAACAGCGTGAAGTGCTGGCACGTCGTTTCGGTTTACTGGGGTATGAAGCTGCGACACTGGAAGATGTCGGCCGCGAAATTGGCCTGACCCGTGAACGTGTTCGTCAGATTCAGGTTGAAGGTCTGCGTCGCCTGCGTGAAATTCTGCAGGGACAAGGTCTGAATATCGAAGCGCTGTTCCGCGAATAA